The Xanthobacter flavus genome includes a window with the following:
- a CDS encoding multidrug effflux MFS transporter, translating into MTAPHPAEAATSPKPLMTEREVSIIGGMMVMLGPVSLSLYTPALPTLVEVFGTSIATVKLTLTVFFFGFAVSQLICGPLSDAYGRRPVALGFFGIYLSGAVVAMLAPTIGWLVAGRILQGIGAAAGIALSRALVRDQYTGQASARVMNLIGTILAIGPAISPTIGGLLLGAFGWHSVFVAMTGFGLALMTLLLLRVPETNRAPDARLAAPRAVAASYRRLLTDRGFMRAALTAGCALGGIYTLAAALPFVLIDRVGLSPTQFGLAMMMQTGAFMAGTLIARPLLNRFKAQQLILPGLLLVLTGAIAMAVGPHVVALSTLSVMLPISFWACGCALLLPGCTTSALAGFGSIAGSASALTGFVQIGSGFLGTSVSALLPSPLVAMTILVPAMAVAALTVHLALAPRRVPEPAPAEEAPEAPDLELAADPLGLVGAAGDEIEAGTYRHAS; encoded by the coding sequence ATGACGGCGCCTCATCCCGCGGAGGCCGCGACATCGCCCAAGCCGCTCATGACCGAGCGCGAGGTGTCGATCATCGGCGGCATGATGGTCATGCTCGGCCCGGTCAGCCTCTCCCTCTACACGCCGGCCCTGCCGACGCTGGTGGAGGTGTTCGGCACGTCCATCGCCACGGTGAAGCTCACCCTCACCGTCTTCTTCTTCGGCTTCGCCGTCTCGCAGCTCATCTGCGGCCCGCTGTCGGACGCCTACGGCCGGCGGCCGGTGGCGCTCGGCTTCTTCGGCATCTATCTGTCCGGCGCGGTGGTGGCCATGCTGGCGCCGACCATCGGCTGGCTGGTGGCCGGGCGCATCCTGCAGGGCATCGGCGCGGCGGCGGGCATCGCCCTGTCCCGCGCGCTGGTGCGCGACCAATATACCGGGCAGGCCTCGGCGCGGGTGATGAACCTCATCGGCACCATCCTTGCCATCGGCCCGGCCATCTCGCCCACCATCGGCGGCTTGCTGCTCGGCGCCTTCGGCTGGCATTCGGTGTTCGTCGCCATGACCGGCTTCGGCCTCGCCCTCATGACGCTGCTGCTGTTGCGCGTGCCGGAAACCAACCGCGCGCCGGACGCGCGCCTCGCCGCGCCGCGCGCGGTCGCGGCCAGCTATCGCCGCCTGCTCACCGACCGTGGCTTCATGCGCGCCGCCCTCACCGCCGGCTGCGCGCTGGGCGGCATCTACACGCTGGCGGCGGCGCTGCCCTTCGTGCTGATCGACCGGGTGGGGCTCTCGCCCACCCAGTTCGGCCTCGCCATGATGATGCAGACCGGCGCCTTCATGGCGGGCACGCTCATTGCCCGGCCGCTGCTCAACCGCTTCAAGGCGCAGCAGCTGATCCTGCCCGGCCTCCTGCTGGTGCTCACCGGCGCCATCGCCATGGCGGTGGGCCCGCATGTGGTGGCGCTTTCGACCCTGAGCGTGATGCTGCCCATTTCCTTCTGGGCCTGCGGCTGCGCGCTGCTGCTGCCCGGCTGCACCACCAGCGCTTTGGCCGGCTTCGGCTCCATCGCCGGCTCCGCCTCCGCGCTCACCGGATTCGTGCAGATCGGCAGCGGCTTCCTCGGCACCTCCGTCTCGGCGCTGCTGCCCTCGCCGCTGGTGGCCATGACGATCCTCGTGCCCGCGATGGCGGTGGCGGCGCTCACCGTCCACCTCGCGCTCGCGCCGCGCCGGGTTCCGGAGCCCGCGCCGGCGGAGGAGGCGCCCGAGGCGCCGGATCTGGAGCTCGCCGCCGATCCCCTTGGCCTTGTGGGCGCGGCCGGCGACGAAATCGAGGCCGGCACCTACCGCCACGCATCCTGA
- a CDS encoding MarR family winged helix-turn-helix transcriptional regulator, with protein MRSPPSHATPPLGFLLVDSARLYRARIDRAFDGAGLGLTIGEARALAHININPGLRQSALAEKMSVEPMTLVGFLDRLEGLGLVVRETDPTDRRAKIVALTDAARPYLDGIEQAAARAREEATRGFSDEERAQLRDFLDRIRGNLARDCAGREAAPREARIREARK; from the coding sequence ATGAGATCGCCCCCCTCTCACGCCACGCCGCCGCTCGGCTTCCTGCTCGTGGATTCCGCGCGGCTCTACCGCGCCCGCATCGACCGCGCCTTCGATGGCGCTGGCCTCGGCCTCACCATCGGCGAGGCGCGGGCGCTGGCCCACATCAACATCAACCCGGGCCTGCGCCAGTCGGCGCTCGCCGAGAAGATGAGCGTGGAGCCCATGACGCTGGTGGGCTTCCTCGATCGCCTTGAAGGGCTGGGGCTTGTGGTGCGCGAGACCGACCCCACCGACCGGCGCGCCAAGATCGTCGCGCTCACGGATGCCGCCCGGCCCTATCTGGATGGCATCGAGCAGGCGGCGGCGCGGGCCCGCGAGGAGGCGACGCGCGGCTTCTCCGATGAGGAGCGCGCGCAGCTGCGCGATTTCCTCGATCGCATCCGTGGCAACCTCGCCCGCGACTGCGCGGGCCGCGAGGCCGCCCCGCGCGAGGCCCGCATCAGGGAGGCCCGCAAATGA
- a CDS encoding site-2 protease family protein — MPWSVTIGRLGETAIRIHVTFLLFLVWIWAAYYRSGGAQAAWEGVLFVALLFFCVLLHELGHVFAARHYGVKTPDITLWPFGGIANLERIPEKPSQELVVAIAGPAVNVVIALVLLVVLSLTLTGGDLKAEDLAKVEDPGTSMLVKLAGANIFLVLFNLIPAFPMDGGRVLRALLAMRMGFARATALAASIGQGLAIGLGLIGIFTNPMLMIIGVFVFLAASGEAGQVQLREASRGHIVADAMITHFETLGPQSTVDDAAEALIRSTQKEFPVVDGAGHLRGVLTRDAMIRALKEQGPTTPVIEVMQHDIPTVEARSMLDAALKLITSAQVPAVGVLDAPGGRLVGLLTPENVGELMMVHVARDARAERTKGTSI, encoded by the coding sequence ATGCCTTGGTCCGTGACCATCGGCCGCCTCGGCGAGACCGCCATCCGTATCCACGTCACCTTCCTGCTGTTCCTGGTGTGGATCTGGGCGGCCTATTACCGCTCCGGCGGCGCGCAGGCGGCGTGGGAGGGGGTGCTGTTCGTCGCGCTGCTGTTCTTCTGCGTGCTGCTGCACGAGCTGGGGCACGTCTTCGCCGCCCGCCATTACGGGGTGAAGACGCCGGACATCACGCTCTGGCCGTTCGGCGGCATCGCCAATCTGGAACGCATTCCCGAGAAGCCGTCGCAGGAACTGGTGGTGGCCATCGCCGGGCCGGCGGTGAACGTGGTGATCGCCCTCGTTCTGCTGGTGGTGCTGAGCCTCACCCTCACGGGCGGCGACCTGAAGGCGGAGGATCTGGCGAAGGTCGAGGATCCCGGCACGTCCATGCTGGTCAAGCTCGCGGGCGCCAACATCTTCCTCGTGCTGTTCAATCTCATCCCCGCCTTCCCCATGGACGGCGGGCGGGTGTTGCGCGCGCTCCTCGCCATGAGGATGGGTTTTGCCCGCGCCACCGCGCTCGCCGCCTCCATCGGCCAGGGCCTCGCCATCGGCCTCGGGCTCATCGGCATCTTCACCAATCCGATGCTGATGATCATCGGCGTCTTCGTCTTCCTCGCCGCCTCCGGCGAGGCCGGGCAGGTGCAGCTGAGGGAGGCTTCGCGCGGGCATATCGTGGCCGACGCCATGATCACCCATTTCGAGACGCTGGGGCCGCAATCCACCGTGGACGATGCGGCCGAGGCGCTCATCCGCTCCACCCAGAAGGAATTCCCGGTGGTGGACGGCGCCGGCCACCTGCGCGGCGTGCTCACCCGCGACGCCATGATCCGGGCGCTCAAGGAGCAGGGGCCGACCACCCCCGTCATCGAGGTGATGCAGCACGACATCCCGACCGTGGAGGCCCGCTCAATGTTGGACGCGGCGCTCAAGCTCATCACCAGTGCCCAGGTCCCCGCCGTCGGCGTGCTCGACGCCCCCGGCGGCCGGCTCGTGGGCCTGCTCACGCCGGAGAATGTCGGCGAGCTGATGATGGTGCATGTGGCACGGGACGCGCGGGCCGAGAGGACAAAGGGCACAAGTATCTGA
- a CDS encoding DUF4189 domain-containing protein, whose product MKNVVYLLSLSLLTCALPLGAAPAHAEFAIAWGQRDSQFWHGWAKNKKTAAEAKKIAMDLCQKGGTRECRLIVTGNKQCVALAVPDKGKAVGYWSKKFLRGDAETAAANSCEAKGVTCTIRIAFCDDYVKP is encoded by the coding sequence GTGAAGAATGTGGTCTACCTTCTCAGTCTGTCATTATTGACTTGCGCCCTGCCTTTGGGAGCAGCGCCCGCACATGCCGAATTCGCCATCGCCTGGGGTCAGAGAGACAGCCAGTTTTGGCATGGATGGGCAAAAAACAAAAAAACAGCAGCGGAGGCGAAAAAGATCGCCATGGACCTGTGCCAGAAGGGCGGCACGCGTGAATGCCGGCTGATCGTCACCGGCAACAAGCAGTGTGTCGCCCTTGCCGTTCCCGACAAGGGCAAGGCTGTCGGCTACTGGTCCAAGAAGTTCCTTCGGGGCGATGCGGAAACAGCGGCCGCAAACAGTTGCGAAGCCAAGGGCGTGACGTGTACCATTCGAATTGCATTCTGCGATGACTACGTGAAGCCGTGA
- a CDS encoding SDR family oxidoreductase: protein MAEVKVAVVTAGGSGMGAACARRLAADGYAVAILSSSGKGEALAAELGGLGVTGSNQKAEDIAAFVDQVMARYGRIDVLVNSAGHGPRDTITAITDEQWHQGLDIYLMNVIRSVRLVTPVMVAQKGGAIVNISTAWAFEPAAMFPTSAVFRAGLAAYTKIFADTYAADNVRMNNVLPGWIDSLPQTDERRAGVPMGRYGTSAEIAATVAFLASEGAGYITGQNLKVDGGLMRSV, encoded by the coding sequence ATGGCAGAGGTCAAGGTCGCCGTCGTCACCGCGGGCGGGTCGGGCATGGGGGCGGCGTGCGCGCGGCGCCTTGCGGCGGATGGTTATGCGGTCGCCATCCTGTCCTCGTCCGGCAAGGGCGAGGCGCTGGCCGCGGAACTGGGCGGCCTCGGCGTCACCGGCTCCAACCAGAAGGCGGAGGACATCGCCGCGTTCGTGGATCAGGTGATGGCACGCTACGGTCGCATCGACGTGCTGGTGAACAGCGCCGGCCACGGCCCGCGCGACACCATCACCGCCATCACCGACGAGCAGTGGCATCAGGGCCTCGACATCTATCTCATGAATGTGATCCGCTCGGTGCGGCTCGTCACCCCCGTCATGGTGGCGCAGAAGGGCGGGGCGATCGTGAACATCTCCACCGCCTGGGCGTTCGAGCCGGCGGCCATGTTCCCCACCTCCGCCGTGTTCCGCGCGGGGCTCGCCGCCTACACCAAGATCTTCGCCGACACCTATGCCGCCGACAACGTGCGCATGAACAACGTGCTGCCCGGCTGGATCGACAGCCTGCCGCAGACCGACGAGCGCCGCGCCGGCGTGCCCATGGGCCGCTACGGCACCAGCGCCGAGATCGCCGCCACGGTGGCCTTCCTCGCCTCCGAAGGCGCCGGCTACATCACCGGCCAGAATTTGAAGGTGGACGGTGGGCTGATGCGCTCGGTGTGA
- a CDS encoding efflux RND transporter periplasmic adaptor subunit encodes MVKGKHMLLGVLGACFFLAACGEAQKPQAQEPRPVRTVVATNRAASDAVSLTGVVEAQNEATYGFRISGRIIDRLVNVGDRVAPGQVLARLDPQDEQNAVRSAQAALGAANANLTQTRNQYERQRQLLARGFTPRAQYEQAEQAFLNARAQVDDAEARLQMAEDRLGFTELKADSAGVVTQRRAEPGEVVQAGQPVIEVARQDGRDAVFDVPAAMLSGLPGDPEVTVALATDPAISATGRVREVAPQADPVTRTFRVRVGLTNPPEGLRLGTTVVGRVIVDRGPVVEIPASALTRLNDKPAVWVVDPKSQTVALRTIEVLRFGPASVSVGEGLKPSEIVVTAGVQALHPGQKVRLLAAPAGASL; translated from the coding sequence GTGGTCAAAGGTAAGCACATGCTGCTGGGCGTGCTCGGCGCGTGCTTCTTCCTTGCCGCCTGCGGCGAGGCGCAGAAGCCGCAGGCGCAGGAGCCTCGGCCGGTGCGCACGGTGGTTGCCACCAACCGCGCGGCGAGCGACGCCGTGAGCCTCACCGGCGTGGTGGAGGCGCAGAACGAGGCCACCTACGGATTCCGCATCTCCGGCCGCATCATCGACCGCCTGGTGAACGTGGGCGACCGCGTCGCCCCCGGCCAGGTGCTCGCCCGTCTCGATCCGCAGGACGAGCAGAATGCCGTGCGCTCGGCGCAGGCGGCCCTCGGCGCGGCAAACGCCAACCTCACCCAGACCCGCAACCAGTATGAGCGCCAGCGCCAGCTCCTCGCCCGCGGCTTCACCCCGCGCGCCCAGTATGAGCAGGCCGAGCAGGCGTTCCTGAACGCCCGCGCGCAGGTGGACGACGCGGAAGCGCGCCTGCAGATGGCCGAGGACCGCCTCGGCTTCACGGAATTGAAGGCCGACAGCGCCGGCGTCGTCACCCAGCGCCGGGCCGAGCCGGGCGAGGTGGTGCAGGCCGGCCAGCCGGTGATCGAGGTGGCGCGCCAGGATGGCCGCGACGCGGTGTTCGATGTGCCCGCCGCCATGCTCTCCGGCCTGCCCGGCGACCCCGAGGTGACGGTGGCGCTCGCCACCGACCCCGCCATCTCCGCCACCGGCCGGGTGCGCGAGGTGGCGCCGCAGGCCGATCCGGTGACCCGCACCTTCCGGGTGCGCGTGGGCCTCACCAATCCGCCCGAGGGGCTGCGCCTCGGCACCACGGTGGTGGGCCGGGTGATCGTGGATCGCGGGCCGGTGGTGGAAATCCCGGCGAGCGCCCTCACCCGCCTCAACGACAAGCCCGCCGTGTGGGTGGTCGATCCCAAGAGCCAGACCGTGGCGCTGCGCACCATCGAGGTGCTGCGCTTCGGCCCGGCGTCCGTCAGCGTCGGCGAGGGGCTGAAGCCCTCCGAGATCGTGGTGACGGCCGGCGTCCAGGCGCTGCATCCGGGCCAGAAGGTGCGCCTGCTCGCGGCGCCCGCGGGAGCCAGCCTGTGA
- a CDS encoding efflux RND transporter permease subunit: protein MSGGFNLSAWALKHRSVIIYLMAISVVAGVMAFRNLGRAEDPTFVIKTMVVQANWPGATLEETFRQVTERLERKLQEVPQLNFLESYTKPGVTTVFVNLKGSATAAEVPDIWYHVRKSIADIRHTLPQGIVGPFFNDEFGDTFGIIYGFTADGFSHRELRDYVEEARSELLHVPDVSKIEILGAQDERIFIEFSMAELASLGIDRQAVLSALAAQNIVRPSGEIQTGKENISVRVSGAFASEADIANVNFVVNGRLIRLADIATIRRGFADPPQPMFRVNGKDAIGLAIAMRDGGDILAMGANIDRAMTRILANMPVGIDATLVADQAVTVKSAISEFMESLWQAVGIILVVSFIALGVRAGAIVALAIPLTLAIVFALMQLAHIDMQRISLGALIIALALMVDDAMTTTDATLTRLAAGDDPPTAASYAFKAYAAAMLAGTLVTVAGFVPVGFAASSAGEYTFTLFAVVGIALLVSWIVAVLFAPLLQVLILRAPAKDKIPDPDAPPKGVMGMYRSFLILCLRLRWVTLAVTAGLFVLSVLALPLIPRQFFPSSDRPELLVDLASPQNASIYASQSVAEAFDKVLADDPDVARWSTYVGRGAIRFYLPLDVQLPNDFFAQSVIVAKDVAARERLRVKLEKVLATDFPQLVARISPLELGPPVGWPVQYRVSGPEIEKVRAIAFDLAKVMAENPEVETVNYNWIEPARQVSIRVDQDEARLLGLSTAQLAGVLNTVLSGQPVTQVRDDIYLVNVVARATDEERVSLASLATLQVPLPNGRTVPLSQIATFEYGQDYPAIWRRDRVPTLTVQSDVTRGVLPESVVEKLAPKIEALRRTLPAGYAITPGGTVEESATSLASVVAVVPVMLFLMFTVLMFELKSFQRLVIVLSVAPLGLIGVVAALLASGRPLGFVAILGVLALIGMITKNAVILIGQIEADRAAGKTVWDAVVSASSLRFRPIMLTAVSTVLGMIPIAPTVFWGPMAFAIMGGLMVGTLLTLIFLPALYVAWFGPDTGPERVAQPVKTQPA from the coding sequence GTGAGCGGCGGCTTCAACCTTTCAGCCTGGGCGCTGAAACACCGCTCCGTCATCATCTACCTCATGGCCATCTCCGTGGTGGCCGGCGTGATGGCCTTCCGCAACCTCGGCCGGGCGGAAGACCCGACCTTCGTCATCAAGACCATGGTTGTGCAGGCCAACTGGCCCGGCGCCACCTTGGAGGAGACTTTCCGGCAGGTGACGGAGCGGCTGGAGCGCAAGCTCCAGGAGGTGCCGCAGCTCAACTTCCTGGAGAGCTACACCAAGCCCGGCGTCACCACCGTGTTCGTGAACCTGAAGGGCTCCGCCACCGCCGCCGAGGTGCCGGACATCTGGTATCACGTCAGGAAAAGCATCGCCGACATCCGCCACACCCTGCCGCAGGGCATCGTGGGGCCGTTCTTCAACGACGAGTTCGGCGACACCTTCGGCATCATCTACGGCTTCACGGCGGACGGCTTCTCCCATCGCGAGCTGCGCGACTATGTGGAGGAAGCCCGCTCCGAGCTGCTGCACGTGCCGGACGTGTCGAAGATCGAGATCCTCGGCGCGCAGGACGAGCGCATCTTCATCGAATTCTCCATGGCCGAGCTGGCGAGCCTCGGCATCGACCGGCAGGCGGTGCTCTCGGCGCTGGCGGCGCAGAACATCGTGCGCCCCTCGGGCGAGATTCAGACGGGCAAGGAGAACATCTCCGTCCGCGTCTCCGGCGCCTTCGCCTCGGAAGCGGACATCGCCAATGTGAATTTCGTGGTGAACGGTCGGCTCATCCGCCTCGCCGACATCGCCACCATCCGGCGCGGCTTCGCCGATCCGCCGCAGCCCATGTTCCGGGTGAACGGCAAGGACGCCATCGGCCTCGCCATCGCCATGCGCGACGGCGGCGACATCCTCGCCATGGGCGCCAACATCGACCGCGCCATGACGCGCATCCTCGCCAACATGCCCGTGGGCATCGACGCGACGCTGGTGGCCGATCAGGCGGTGACGGTGAAGAGCGCCATCTCCGAATTCATGGAGAGCCTGTGGCAGGCGGTGGGCATCATCCTCGTGGTGTCGTTCATCGCGCTCGGGGTGAGGGCCGGCGCCATCGTGGCGCTCGCCATCCCGCTCACGCTGGCCATCGTCTTCGCGCTGATGCAGCTCGCGCATATCGACATGCAGCGCATCTCGCTCGGTGCCCTCATCATCGCGCTGGCGCTGATGGTGGACGACGCCATGACCACCACCGACGCGACGCTCACCCGCCTCGCGGCCGGCGACGACCCGCCCACCGCCGCCTCCTACGCCTTCAAGGCCTATGCGGCAGCCATGCTGGCGGGCACGCTGGTGACGGTGGCGGGCTTCGTGCCGGTGGGCTTCGCGGCCTCCTCGGCGGGCGAATATACCTTCACCTTGTTCGCGGTGGTGGGCATCGCGCTCCTCGTCTCGTGGATCGTGGCGGTGCTGTTCGCGCCGCTGCTCCAGGTGCTCATCCTGCGCGCGCCGGCGAAGGACAAGATCCCCGATCCCGACGCCCCGCCGAAGGGCGTGATGGGGATGTACCGGTCGTTCCTCATCCTGTGCCTGCGCCTGCGCTGGGTGACGCTCGCCGTCACCGCCGGCCTGTTCGTGCTCTCCGTGCTGGCGCTGCCGCTGATCCCGCGCCAGTTCTTCCCCTCCTCCGACCGGCCCGAGCTGCTGGTGGACCTCGCCTCGCCGCAGAACGCCTCCATCTACGCCTCGCAGAGCGTGGCCGAGGCGTTCGACAAGGTGCTGGCCGATGATCCGGACGTGGCCCGCTGGTCCACCTACGTGGGCCGTGGCGCCATCCGCTTCTATCTGCCCCTCGACGTGCAATTGCCCAACGACTTCTTCGCCCAGAGCGTGATCGTGGCCAAGGACGTGGCGGCACGTGAGCGGCTGCGCGTGAAGCTGGAGAAGGTGCTCGCCACCGACTTCCCGCAGCTTGTGGCGCGCATCTCGCCGCTGGAGCTGGGGCCGCCCGTGGGATGGCCGGTGCAGTATCGCGTCTCCGGCCCGGAGATCGAGAAGGTGCGCGCCATCGCCTTCGACCTCGCCAAGGTGATGGCCGAGAACCCCGAGGTGGAGACGGTCAATTACAACTGGATCGAGCCTGCCCGGCAGGTGTCCATCCGCGTGGACCAGGACGAGGCGCGCCTCCTCGGCCTCTCCACCGCTCAGCTCGCGGGCGTGCTCAACACCGTGCTCTCCGGCCAGCCGGTGACGCAGGTGCGCGACGACATCTATCTCGTCAACGTGGTGGCCCGCGCCACCGACGAGGAGCGCGTCTCGCTTGCCTCCCTCGCAACGCTGCAAGTGCCGCTGCCCAACGGGCGCACCGTGCCCCTCTCGCAGATCGCCACCTTCGAGTACGGGCAGGACTATCCCGCCATCTGGCGGCGCGACCGGGTGCCGACGCTGACCGTCCAGTCTGACGTGACGCGCGGCGTGCTGCCCGAGAGCGTTGTGGAGAAGCTCGCGCCGAAGATCGAGGCCCTGCGCCGCACCCTGCCCGCCGGTTACGCCATCACGCCGGGCGGCACGGTGGAGGAGAGCGCGACCTCGCTCGCCTCGGTGGTGGCGGTGGTGCCGGTGATGCTGTTCCTCATGTTCACCGTGCTGATGTTCGAATTGAAGAGCTTCCAGCGGCTCGTCATCGTGCTGTCGGTGGCGCCGCTCGGCCTCATCGGCGTGGTGGCGGCGCTGCTCGCCTCCGGCCGGCCGCTGGGCTTCGTCGCCATCCTCGGCGTTCTGGCGCTCATCGGCATGATCACCAAGAACGCGGTCATCCTCATCGGCCAGATCGAGGCGGACCGCGCAGCGGGAAAGACCGTGTGGGATGCGGTGGTCTCCGCCTCCTCCCTGCGCTTCCGGCCCATCATGCTCACGGCGGTCTCCACCGTGCTGGGCATGATCCCCATCGCCCCCACCGTGTTCTGGGGGCCCATGGCCTTCGCCATCATGGGCGGGCTCATGGTGGGGACGCTGCTCACCCTCATTTTCCTGCCGGCGCTCTATGTGGCGTGGTTCGGCCCCGATACCGGGCCGGAGCGCGTCGCGCAGCCGGTCAAGACGCAGCCGGCGTGA
- a CDS encoding patatin-like phospholipase family protein produces the protein MEREPVLVDLALQGGGSHGAFTWGVLDRLLDERWLEIEGVSGTSAGAMNAAVLADGFAAGGREGARLALESYWSHVSEAARFSPFKRSPFDKMLGRWSMDTAPGFLMMDFMTRMFSPYQYNPLGGNALAPILEKQIDFDRLRTSPIKVFITATNVRTGRPRVFRNAEITPDVLMASACLPTLFQAVEIDGEAYWDGGYSGNPTLAPLVSELKSDDTILVPINPLERPGTPKTPGEILNRLNEVSFNSVAIKELYMMALLQRHVNELSGDTEACNWARMRVHVVRNPIMNELGFSSKLNAEWDFLTWLRDEGRKAADVFLAEHGHDIGKASTVNFDQLMAEL, from the coding sequence ATGGAACGGGAACCGGTACTCGTCGATCTCGCCTTGCAGGGCGGCGGCTCCCACGGGGCCTTCACATGGGGTGTGCTCGACCGGCTGCTCGACGAGCGCTGGCTCGAGATCGAGGGCGTCTCCGGCACCTCGGCCGGCGCCATGAACGCCGCCGTGCTGGCGGACGGCTTCGCCGCCGGCGGCCGCGAGGGCGCCAGGCTCGCCCTTGAGAGCTACTGGTCCCACGTCTCGGAAGCCGCGCGCTTCAGCCCGTTCAAGCGCTCGCCCTTCGACAAGATGCTCGGCCGCTGGTCCATGGACACCGCGCCGGGCTTCCTGATGATGGATTTCATGACGCGGATGTTCTCGCCCTACCAGTACAATCCCCTGGGCGGGAACGCGCTGGCGCCGATCCTCGAAAAGCAGATCGACTTCGACCGCCTGCGCACCTCCCCCATCAAGGTGTTCATCACCGCCACCAACGTGCGCACCGGCCGCCCGCGCGTGTTCCGCAATGCCGAGATCACCCCCGACGTGCTGATGGCCTCGGCCTGCCTGCCCACGCTGTTCCAGGCGGTGGAGATCGACGGCGAGGCCTATTGGGACGGCGGCTATTCCGGCAACCCGACGCTGGCGCCGCTGGTGAGTGAGCTGAAGTCGGACGACACCATCCTCGTGCCCATCAACCCGCTGGAGCGGCCCGGCACGCCCAAGACGCCGGGCGAGATCCTCAACCGCCTCAACGAGGTGTCGTTCAATTCGGTGGCGATCAAGGAGCTGTACATGATGGCGCTGCTCCAGCGCCACGTGAACGAGCTGTCCGGCGATACGGAAGCCTGCAACTGGGCGCGCATGCGCGTGCATGTGGTGCGCAACCCCATCATGAACGAGCTGGGCTTCTCTTCCAAGCTCAATGCGGAATGGGACTTCCTCACCTGGCTGAGGGACGAGGGCCGCAAGGCCGCCGATGTGTTCCTCGCCGAGCACGGGCACGACATCGGCAAGGCCTCCACGGTCAATTTCGACCAGCTGATGGCGGAGCTTTGA
- a CDS encoding GntP family permease produces MGLIGILVGLAVLIFLAFRGSSILILAPIAGLIAAAFSGEPLLASWTQTFMRNAADFVAQFFPLFLLGAVFGKLMEDSGSVTSIANYMTEKLGPSRAILAVVLAGAIVTYGGVSLFVAFFVLAPMGVALFRAAGVPRRLMPAAIALGTSTFTMSAMPGTPSIQNAIPMPFFGTTPFAAPGLGIIASLIMLGFGMWWLKRRENAARAAGEGFGSLIAAPDESADLAADDPIVRERASTAGPFDPSEIHSSDESPRAPPILLAALPIVVVIVVNLLMSFVVLPRMDVSFLADPQWGGVTLSAVGGVWSVIVALAAAIVTCIIINFTTVPELRATMTAGANASVLPILSVASLVGFGAIVAALPAFADVRDWVLGIGGGPLVSLAVATNILAALTGSASGGLTIALDALGPTYMKIAAQIGMDPSLMHRVAVIGSGTLDSLPHNGAVVTLLSVCGVTHKEGYLDIVMAAVVGALIALAVVIGLGTLAGSF; encoded by the coding sequence ATGGGTCTCATCGGCATTCTGGTCGGCCTCGCCGTCCTCATCTTCCTCGCCTTCCGCGGCTCCTCCATCCTCATCCTCGCGCCCATCGCGGGGCTGATCGCGGCCGCCTTCTCGGGCGAGCCGCTGCTGGCGAGCTGGACACAGACCTTCATGCGCAACGCGGCGGATTTCGTCGCGCAATTCTTCCCGCTTTTCCTGCTCGGCGCGGTGTTCGGCAAGCTGATGGAGGATTCCGGCTCGGTCACCTCCATCGCCAACTACATGACGGAAAAGCTCGGCCCCAGCCGCGCCATTCTCGCGGTGGTGCTGGCAGGCGCCATCGTCACCTATGGCGGTGTGTCGCTGTTCGTCGCCTTCTTCGTGCTGGCCCCCATGGGCGTCGCTTTGTTCCGCGCGGCCGGCGTGCCGCGGCGGCTGATGCCGGCGGCCATCGCGCTCGGCACCTCCACCTTCACCATGTCGGCCATGCCCGGCACCCCCTCCATCCAGAACGCCATCCCCATGCCCTTCTTCGGCACCACGCCGTTCGCGGCGCCGGGGCTCGGCATCATCGCCTCGCTCATCATGCTGGGCTTCGGCATGTGGTGGCTGAAGCGGCGGGAGAATGCCGCCCGCGCCGCCGGCGAGGGCTTCGGCTCGCTCATCGCGGCGCCGGACGAAAGCGCGGACCTCGCGGCGGACGACCCCATCGTGCGCGAGCGGGCCTCCACGGCCGGCCCGTTCGACCCGTCCGAGATCCATTCCAGCGACGAATCCCCCCGCGCCCCGCCCATCCTCCTGGCGGCGCTGCCCATCGTGGTGGTGATCGTCGTCAACCTCCTCATGTCCTTCGTGGTGCTGCCGCGCATGGATGTGAGCTTCCTCGCCGATCCGCAGTGGGGCGGCGTCACGCTGTCGGCGGTGGGCGGCGTGTGGTCGGTGATCGTGGCGCTGGCGGCGGCCATCGTCACCTGCATCATCATCAACTTCACCACCGTGCCGGAGCTGCGCGCCACCATGACGGCGGGCGCCAACGCCTCGGTGCTGCCCATCCTCTCGGTGGCGAGCCTCGTGGGCTTCGGCGCCATCGTCGCGGCGCTGCCCGCCTTCGCGGACGTGCGGGACTGGGTGCTCGGCATCGGTGGCGGGCCGCTGGTGTCGCTGGCGGTGGCCACCAACATCCTCGCGGCACTGACCGGCTCGGCCTCCGGCGGCCTCACCATCGCCCTCGACGCGCTGGGGCCGACCTACATGAAGATCGCCGCGCAGATCGGCATGGACCCGTCCCTCATGCACCGTGTCGCCGTCATCGGCTCCGGCACGCTGGACAGCCTGCCCCACAACGGCGCGGTGGTGACGCTGCTCTCCGTGTGCGGCGTGACCCACAAGGAAGGCTACCTCGACATCGTGATGGCCGCCGTGGTGGGCGCCCTCATCGCGCTGGCCGTGGTGATCGGGCTCGGCACGCTCGCCGGCAGCTTCTGA